The Aestuariibius sp. HNIBRBA575 nucleotide sequence AGTGTTTCGCGATAATTCACCAACGATAAGTCATCGATCCGGCCACCTTGTAGGGAAATGGTCCCTGTCAGGCTGGGTGTTTCGACGGTCAGGCGCGGCGCTTCTGGCGCGTCTTCTACTTCGGCGGTCGCTGGGGTGCCATTGGTGGTTTCCACAGTTGGTAGGACCGCGCCATCAGGTACAACCTGTTCGATGATATCGGTCGCAGGTTCAACTGTTGCAACTTCTTCTGGTGGGAAAAGTACAAACCACACCAGAATAACGATGCCGCTGAGTACAGTTGCAAGAATGAGGTTCTTGTTTTGGTCGTCCATGTGTGCCGCCAATTGCCATGTTCTAGATCAGGCTGGTTCAACAGGCCGGGGGCTCAAAGGTCAAGCGATTTCCCCCATTTGCGAGGGGATAGGTGTGGTTTTTAAGGTGTTTTGATTGGAAAGCGCGGCGTTCAGCCGCTCTTGCGGTGGAATGGCGCGACATTACTGGACTGCTGCTGCGCCAACCATGTTGTGGCGTTGTCAAACGGCATCGGTCGTGCAATCCCGTATCCCTGCATATGGTGGCAACCGAGTTTGGCCAGCATGTCTAATTCTTGATCCGTTTCAACACCTTCGGCCAATGTTTCCAGCCCCAGACGTTCCGCCATCGTCAAAATGGCGGACACCATCATCTGTTGATCAGAATCGGTATCGATTCGGGTGATAAAGGACCGATCGATTTTGATCCGTTCGATGGAAAATCGTCGGATATTGGTGATCGACGCATGCCCCGTGCCAAAATCGTCCAGATCTAGACAGCAGCCTTGGCGGGCCAAACCCGCCAAATTGCGGATCACCACATCTTCGGAGCGATTTGCAACCACAGTTTCCAACACCTCGATGGATAGGCGTTCTGGGGTCAAATTATGCCGATCCAATTCCCATCCGATGCGGTCAACCAATTTGGGATTGCGCAGTTCCTCGTTTGAGAAGTTTACCGCCGCGCGGGGCACCTCAAACCCCATATCGTCCCATTTTCTGAGCGCTGACAGGGCCTGATTGACCATCAATTCCCCAAGGTTTTCCATCAACCCGGCCTGTTCCAAGGCTGGTAAAAATTCGATTGGCGGGATAAGCCCGCGGTCGGGATGGGTCCATCGCGCCAGCGTTTCAAATCCGGTGACTTTGCGATTGGCGGCATCGACCTGCGGTTGGTAATAGGCTTCGATTTGACCATTTTCCAAGGCACGCGCGACTTCTTCGCTCAGTGAATTTCGGGATGTGATCCGGGATTGCATGGCCTCGGAATAACTGCGAATGGCCGAAGGTGCGTTGCGCTGCGCTTCGATCAGGGCAGATGTCGCGGCCTTCATGATCTGTTCGCCGTTTGGGTTGTCCAACCGCGCAGCAAGGCTGAATCCAACAGACACCGAAACATAGACCTTGGCATGGCCAATGGGAATCGGGTCGGCGATGGCCTGTTGGATGCGGGTCGACATCTGGATCGCACTTTCCAGATCCAGCCGCATAGCGGGGGACAGGGCAATGGCAAATGTCGCGCCTTCTAGGCGTGCGGCGACGTCAGAATCGCGCAGCGTCTTTTCCAACCGGGTTGAGACCACACGCAAAATTTGTTCAATCGTTTCATGATCAAAGCGTTCTTCGAGCAACTTGAAATTGTCGATTTCCAGCAGGATCGCCCCCGTCGTGCGACCGTTTCGGGCGGAGGCGGACAATGCTTTGTCTAGGAACAACACGATATCGTCGCGCTGCGCCAACCCGGTTACGCGGTCGCGGCTGACCAATTGACGTAAATAATTCGTTTCGTCTGGCAGCAATGCCAGTGCCAGCGGAAAACACAGCGCCGCAATTGCCATCGCGGTTTCACCACCCAACAGATAGGCCGGCCCCGTGACAATCGGTATCAGCATAAGCCCGGCCGGACGCCGCAACACGGAAACGGCGCGTTCTATTCTGGTTTCGTTCTCGCGATAAGAACCGTGTGGCATTTCGTTTTCCCCTCAGCATATTTGACGGCAATGCAGCCAAATAGTGCAATCGGTGCCAAATTACCGACACAGTCCTGATGAGGGGGTTAACGCAGTTGCGGAATCTCGTTCGATTTTTCGCTATCTTGTTTAGAGATTTGCAAGCCTTTGAAATCGAACAGGTTTGGGTCCAGCAAATGGGACGGGCGCGAATTCATCAAGGCGCGAAACATTTTCTGGCGACGTCCAGGGGCGTTGGATTCCCAACCATCCAGCATCATTTTAACCTGTTGGCGTTGTAATCCGTCCTGCGATCCACATAGATCACAGGGGATGATCGGATAATCCAACGCGCGGGCAAATTTTTCGCAATCCACTTCGGCCACATGGGCAAGGGGGCGATAGACAAACAGGTCGCCTTCTTCGTTGACCAATTTGGGCGGCATCGTCGCCAATCGCGACCCGTGGAACAGGTTCATAAAAAACGTTTCAAGGATGTCATCGCGGTGATGGCCCAGTACAACGGCACTGCAGCCTTCTTCGCGGGCGATCCGATAGAGGTTCCCCCGGCGCAGGCGGGAACAAAGCGCACAAAACGTGCGGCCTGCGGGCACTTTGTCCATCACAATCGAATAGGTATCCTGATATTCGATCCGGTGCGGGACGCCCATTTTTTCCAGGAATTCCGGCAGAACCGTCGCCGGAAATCCGGGTTGGCCTTGATCCAGATTGCAGGCCAGCAAATCCACAGGCAACAGGCCGCGCCATTTCAATTCCTGCAAAACGGCCAGCAACGTGTAGCTGTCTTTGCCGCCCGACAGACAGACCAGCCAGCGCGCGCCGGGCTCGATCATGCCATATTGTTCAATCGCTTCTCGCGTATAACGCACGATCCGCTTGCGGAGCTTTTTAAACTCCGTTGTTTGCGGGGCGCCGTGAAACAGCGGGTGGATTTCTTCGTTTTCGTCCAACATAGCCTTGCCATAGGGGGAACCCGCCAAGGCGTCAATTGGTTGCTGCATCGTCCAATGGATCAGAGGCAATCAATGCGGCAACAATCGCGCGCGCGCTGTCGCTGTGCCAATCGGCGTCCCCTTGCAAGCGGGCGATTTCCTGTCCGTCACGATCCAGAATGATCGTCACAGGCAGGCCCAAAACCCCCATCGACCGCGCAAACCCCTGACGGGGATCGCGGTGATATGGCAGATTTGAAACCTCAATTTCGTCAAAGAACCGTTCGATGGCAGCAGGTGGATTGCGCCCCGTCGCGACGGTCAACACGTTGAAATCCGGCCCGCCAAATTCGGTCTGCAACGCGGATAGCGATGGCATTTCCTTGCGACAAGGCGCACACCAAGTGGCCCAGAAATTCAGCACCAGAAATTGACCCTCGTAATCGCCCAGCCCAATGGGCATGCCTTCGGAGCTTTCGAATGTTGCATCCGTGCTGGCCACGGGTTCAGAATGAAACGTCAATTTACGCATATCGCCGACGCGCAGCGCGTCCAATTCAGCCATATCCGCCAGCGCAGTATTTGCACTAAACCCAACCGCCGTATAAAGCAGCGCTGATCCAATAATTTTTCTGACCACTTTCATGGGGCCTCCTGACATGACCAAATCCTCAAACGCGATGTGGGGCGGCCGGTTCGCCGCTGGACCGGACGCAATCATGGAGGCCATCAATGCCTCGATTGGTTTCGATCAACGACTAGCGGCCCAAGACATCGCAGGTTCGCGCGCCCACGCCGCCATGTTGGCTGCGACAGGTATCCTGACTGATAAAGACGCCGACGCCATTCGGGAAGGCCTGCTCACTGTTTTGTCAGAGATTGAGGGCGGAACCTTCGAATTTTCCACTGCTTTGGAAGATATTCACATGAATGTCGAAGCGCGACTGAAACAATTGATCGGCGAACCGGCGGGGCGTTTGCACACGGGGCGCAGCCGGAACGATCAGGTTGCCACCGATTTCCGCCTGTGGGTGCGGGATCAATGTGATGCAGCAGAATCAGCGATTGTGGCTGTGATGCAGGCTTTGCTGGCTCAGGCCGAGGCGGGTGCGGATTGGGTGATGCCGGGCTTTACCCATCTGCAAACTGCGCAGCCGGTGACATGGGGCCATCATATGCTGGCCTATGTGGAAATGCTGGGCCGGGATCTGTCGCGCATTCGCGATGCCCGCAAACGGATGAACGAATCGCCTTTAGGGGCTGCGGCTCTGGCGGGCACTGGCTTTCCGATTGATCGGCACATGACGGCGCAGGCGCTGGGCTTTGATCGACCCATGGCCAATTCACTGGACGCGGTTGCGGATCGCGATTTCGCGCTTGAATTCATGTCCTGCGCGTCGATCAATGCCATGCATCTGTCCCGTCTGGCCGAGGAATTGGTGATCTGGTCATCGGCCCAATTCCGGTTTGTTGATATGGGCGATCAATGGTCCACCGGATCATCCATCATGCCCCAGAAACGCAACCCGGATGCGGCCGAATTGCTGCGTGCCAAAATTGGCCGGATCATGGGCGCCAATGTGGGTCTGATGATGGTCATGAAAGGCCTGCCATTGACCTATTCCAAGGACATGCAGGAAGACAAAGAACAAGTGTTCGATGCCGCCGACAACTGGCTGCTGGCCTTGGCCGCGATGGCAGGCATGGTCACGGATATGACCGCCAATCAGGACAATCTGCGCGCCGCCGCCGCCAGCGGATTTTCGACCGCAACCGATTTGGCGGATTGGCTTGTGCGCGAAGCCGGGCTACCGTTCCGGGATGCGCACCATGTGACCGGCGCGCTTGTGGCCAAAGCCGAAGAGAAGGGCTGTGATCTGCCTGATCTGACGCTCGAAGATATGCAAGCCGAACACGGCGACATCACCGCATCTGTGTTTGATGTGCTGACGGTTGAGGCCTCTGTGGCGTCGCGCATGTCCTATGGGGGCACTGCACCGGCACAAGTTCGCACGCAAATTGCACGTTGGAAGGACATTTTAAAATGAAGAAAATTGTATTTTTAATCAGCATGGTCGCCCTTGCATCCTGTGGCGCGGATGGCGCGCCATTTGAACCCACAGCCAATGCGGGTATCAGCATCGGAACCGGAGGGATCAGCACCAATTGTTCCGTGGGCACCAGCAATGGCACCGTTTCGGTCAATGTGGGCTGCTAATTGACACCATAATAAAACGTCGGGCGCGGGTTTTGCTGATCCGCACCTGACATTGCTGATCAAAATGGTCGTGATCAAAACGGCCCAGATCAAAACAGGGTTGGGCTTGGTTCTGTTTCTGCTAAGAAGCGTGAAACAGGCGAAGGGAACCCACATGGATCATTTTCTGTATCGTGACGGCGAATTATGGGCCGAAGATGTGCGGGTGGCCGACATCGCAGCCAAGGTTGGTACGCCTTTTTACGCCTATTCCACGGCCACATTGCTGCGCCATTTTCAGCTGTTTGATGAGGCACTGAACTGGGCCGACCATCTGGTCTGTTTTGCCGTGAAATCCCTGTCAAATCAGGCGGTTTTGACCACATTGGCCCGCGCAGGTGCGGGGATGGATGTGGTGTCGGGCGGGGAATATGCCCGTGCAATCGCCGCCGGCGTGCCCGGCGACAAAATCGTGTTTTCCGGCGTTGGCAAAACCCGTGATGAAATGCGCGCTGCCCTGACCGGTGGCATCCGTCAATTCAACGTCGAATCTGAGCCGGAATTGCTGGTTCTCAGCGACGTTGCGACCCAATTGGGCGTGATCGCCCCGATCGCGATCCGGGTTAACCCAGATGTGGACGCAAAAACCCACGCCAAAATCGCGACGGGTAAATCTGAAAACAAATTTGGCATCCCCATTGCCCGCGCCCGCGATGTCTATGCGATGGCGGCTGACTTGCCGGGGCTGAACCCGCTGGCCATCGATGTGCATATCGGCAGCCAATTGACCGATCTGGAACCGTTTCGGCTGGCCTATCAAAAGGTCGCTGAGCTGACCGAACAATTGCGCGCTGACGGTTTGGACATTCAACGCCTTGATCTGGGCGGCGGGCTTGGCATTCCATATGAGCGGTCAAATTCCGCGCCGCCATTGCCCATCGAATATGGGCAGATGATCCAGGAAACGGTTGGTCATCTGGGCTGTGAAATCGAAATTGAACCGGGTCGGTTGATCGCGGGCAATTCGGGCATCTTGGTCACCGACACGATCTATGTGAAATCCGGCGAAGGGCGGGATTTTCTGATTGTGGATGCGGCGATGAACGATCTGATCCGCCCCGCCATGTACGAAGCCCACCATGACATCATCCCGGTCAAAGAACCCGTCGCCGGGGCCGAACAGACAGCCTATGACATTGTGGGTCCGATCTGTGAAACGGGCGATACCTTTGCCAAGGCGCGCAATATGCCCCCCATCAAGGCGGGCGAACTGGTCGCATTTCGATCTGCGGGCGCATATGGCGCGGTGATGGCCAGCGAATACAATTCGCGCCCTTTGATTCCAGAAGTGCTGGTGGATGGGGATCAATTTGCGGTTATCCGCGCACGTCCCACCTATGAAGATATGATTTCGCGCGATACCATTCCATCCTGGCTGCAAGACACCTAAGCTTGGGGTCAGTGATTTAGGAGAAACCCCCTGACCCGGTCCAGACCTGTGCCCGACTCGGAATTGACCCACCTGAAACGACCCGTTGCATTGACGCATCTTGGGATCGTGGCAGAACGTGTTGTGCGGGCGTTTTGGCCCGTTTGGACGGTTGTGTTTGCAGGAATTGCCCCAGCGATGATGGGCTGGCAGGATGTTTTGCCCGTTGAAATCGTTTGGTTTTTCGCAGTGCTGGTGGTTTTGGCCGCAATCATTACCTTGGTCTATGGTCTGCGCCGTTTCAAATGGCCCGCACGATCCGAAGCCGTTGCACGTGTGGATGCCGCATTGCCCGGGCGCCCCATCGCGGCCATCGCGGATGAACAGGCCATTGGCGCCAGCGATCCCGCATCCCAAGCCGTCTGGAACGCCCATTTGGCCCGCATGGCCCGCCGGACCGAGGGGGCAAAACCGGTCGAACCTGATTTGCGTGTGGCGTCGCGCGACCCCTATGGGCTGCGGTATTTGGCGCTTTTGTGCTTTGTTGCGGCAACATTGTTTGGGTCACTATGGCGGGTCAGCACCCTGACGGACACGATCACCAGCGACACTGACATCGCCGTTTTGTCCGGCCCCACATGGGAAGGCTGGGTGCAACCGCCCGCCTATACAGGCAAACCGACGCTGTATCTGGCCGATATCACGCCGGGCACATTGCGCATCCCCGTCGGCAGCCGCATCATCCTGCGGCTTTATGGCGAAGTGGGCGCGCTGACCATTTCTGAAACCGTATCGGGCCGCGTGGACGACATCCCCCCCGCCAGCGCCGAAGAGCAAAGCTTTGAGGTGGTACAAGCCGGCACCCTGTCGATTGACGGCGAAAATGGCGCGGCTTGGGATGTGGTGCTGATCGCGGATGCGCCCCCCACTGTGTCCCTATCTGGCCCGATGGAAATTGAGGCGCTGGGCGAAATGGCCCAGCCCTTTGCGGCGCAGGACGATTATGCCATCATCGGCGGCACCGCCACAATTGCGCTGAACCTGCCCGCTGTGGACCGCCGGTTTGGCCTGCTGGTGGACCCCGATCCGATCGACCCGTTGGTTCTGGATTTGCCGCTGCCGATTTCCGGGGATCGCGATGATTTCCAAGAGCAACTGATCGACGATTTTTCACAGCATCCATGGGCCAATCTGCCGGTGACGATGACGTTGCAGGTCACAGACGCACCGGGGCAGGTTGGTCAATCTGAGGTCGCGGAACTGATCCTGCCGGGACGGCGGTTTTTTCAACCGGTTGCCAAAGCGGTGATCGAACAGCGCCGCGATCTGCTTTGGTCAAAATCCAATACGCCGCGGGTGGTCGATGTGCTGCGCGCCGTGTCGCATAGACCGGACGATATTTTCCGCCGCGAAACCACCTATTTACGGCTGCGGTTCACGCTGCGGCGCCTGTCCAACATGGCGGATCTGGGCCTGTCGGATGAAAATCGGGCTGAAATTGCGCAGGCTTTGTGGGATTTGGCGATCCAACTAGAAGAAGGCACATTGGCCGATGCCCGCGAACGTCTGGAACGCGCGCAGGAACGTCTGGCCGAAGCGATGCGCAACGGGGCCAGCGACGAAGAAATCGCCGAGCTGATGCAGGAATTGCGCGAAGCAACCGACGATTACATGAACATGCTGGCGCAAAATGCGCAGCCCCGTGACGATGGCACAGACCAGCCGGATCAGGCCGAAAGCGACCGGATGGAATTCACCATGGATGAATTGCAGGCCTTGATGGATCGGATCGAAGAGCTGATGCAAGAGGGTCGCATGGCCGAAGCCCAAGAGTTGATGGAACAGCTCAATGAGCTGATGCAAAACTTGGAAGTGGTGCAGGACCCCAATGCCCAAGGCGGCCCAGGCCAGCAAAGCATGCAGGACCTAGCTGAAACCCTGCGTGATCAGCAGGGCCTGTCGGATGACGCATTCCGCGAGCTGCAGGAACAGTTCAATCCCGGCAACCCGCAATCCCAGCCCCAACAGGGCGGCGATGGCGAGGGTGAGCAGGGCGAACAAGAAGGGCAGGGGCTTGGCCAAGGGGACAATCCTGAGGGTGGCCAGCAAAATGACCAAGGTGCAGGCGGCGAAGGTGACCCGCAACAAAGTCTGGCTGACCGTCAACGGGCGCTACGAGGCGAGTTGGACCGCCAGCGTGACGCATTGCCCAATTTAGGCGGTGAGGCCGCGGATGAGGCACGCGATGCGCTGGACCGCGCTGACGGGGCGATGGATCGCGCCGAAGAAGCCCTGCGCCAAGGCGATTTGGCCGAAGCGATTGACCGTCAGGCCGAGGCACTCAACGCCTTGCGTGATGGGATGCGCAGTCTGGGCGACGCGATCGCTGAAAATTCAGAGGATCAACCGGGCCAAGGCGGCGAAGATGGCGAACGCACCACACGCGCCCCCGGACAACGCGATCCGCTGGGACGTGAGCTGGGCGAAAATGGGCAATTGGGCAGCGAAGACAATATGCTGCAACAAGACGTGCAACGCCGCGCCGAAGAACTGCTGGATGAAATTCGCCGCCGGTCATCGGAACAAGACCGCCCCGAAGGCGAACGTAACTACCTGAAACGGCTGCTGGACCGGTTTTAGGGATTGCTAGGAAAGGCTAAACCCCGCCGTTTCTTTTTTCCTCGTTCTTAGATTGCAAAGTTTGGACCAGAAACAAGGCCATAGCCCCAGCTAGATTGACCGCCAGAGCGCTGTGACTCGGTTTGAAAGGAACGCGTGTGCGGCCCCCTGCATGTGCGTCGCCACCTTTATTCCGCCATACCCCGATATTTTGAACGACTTGATTACAGTTTCCTAAAATCTTTTTGATGACTTGTTCCTGATGCTGCGATGGTGCGAGCTGCAATAAACTTGAAGCTTCCCCGTATAGTTTCGGTACATCCCAGTTAGTCCCCCACGTTTCACCGCAATCTTCGATAATGTGTTTGCAGACTTCTTCAAGAAGTGTGCTGGCGGCCGTCACAGCGCCTTCCGGGTCATTAGTCCGTCGCTCCAACGCTTTGGCCCAGGCGGCTTGGACGGCAGGAGCATCATAAGCATTTAAACCATCCGTAATCGTGGGGTCTGCTGCGCCTCCGCCCTCTTCTAAGAAAGTTAAAAGTGGAATGAAGGCTTCTTGAACGTGACTTCGGCGTTTTGCCCATGAGCCCGGGCCACTTGCTACAGTGGACAATGCCGACCGAACTGAAGCTGCATCTTGTGAAGAACGCACAAAAGTCGGTAGAAGTTTCTTGCTTGCCGTATCTTCTATAAGTTTAAGTCTAACACTTTTATATTCAGCTTCGGAGCCACCTTCGGTCGTTAGACCAATGATATTGTTTTTAAGCAGCAACGCGCATTCCAAAAGGTCGTCAGGAATTTCTTGCGGGCTAAAACCATCGTAAGTCATTTTCAATCCGATAAAAGCTTTTAGAAATTGGTCATGGTATCAAAATAAGGGCAAGATCACCAATGCGTGACCTAGCTATATACCTGAAAACTTAAACAGAACAACATCGGTCGTTTTAGACTGCAAAGATGAATTGGGCGACACTTTCTGCCAGTGGCGATGAGGTCACAATGGAAAGCTGAGCATAAGGGCTTGGAGTTCCGCCTGAACCGTCAGCTTTCCGTTCAATGCCTGACAAATAAATGCTGCAGGTTAAACTGCGTCCACTT carries:
- the ttcA gene encoding tRNA 2-thiocytidine(32) synthetase TtcA, with the protein product MLDENEEIHPLFHGAPQTTEFKKLRKRIVRYTREAIEQYGMIEPGARWLVCLSGGKDSYTLLAVLQELKWRGLLPVDLLACNLDQGQPGFPATVLPEFLEKMGVPHRIEYQDTYSIVMDKVPAGRTFCALCSRLRRGNLYRIAREEGCSAVVLGHHRDDILETFFMNLFHGSRLATMPPKLVNEEGDLFVYRPLAHVAEVDCEKFARALDYPIIPCDLCGSQDGLQRQQVKMMLDGWESNAPGRRQKMFRALMNSRPSHLLDPNLFDFKGLQISKQDSEKSNEIPQLR
- a CDS encoding abortive infection family protein; the encoded protein is MTYDGFSPQEIPDDLLECALLLKNNIIGLTTEGGSEAEYKSVRLKLIEDTASKKLLPTFVRSSQDAASVRSALSTVASGPGSWAKRRSHVQEAFIPLLTFLEEGGGAADPTITDGLNAYDAPAVQAAWAKALERRTNDPEGAVTAASTLLEEVCKHIIEDCGETWGTNWDVPKLYGEASSLLQLAPSQHQEQVIKKILGNCNQVVQNIGVWRNKGGDAHAGGRTRVPFKPSHSALAVNLAGAMALFLVQTLQSKNEEKRNGGV
- a CDS encoding TIGR02302 family protein, with amino-acid sequence MPDSELTHLKRPVALTHLGIVAERVVRAFWPVWTVVFAGIAPAMMGWQDVLPVEIVWFFAVLVVLAAIITLVYGLRRFKWPARSEAVARVDAALPGRPIAAIADEQAIGASDPASQAVWNAHLARMARRTEGAKPVEPDLRVASRDPYGLRYLALLCFVAATLFGSLWRVSTLTDTITSDTDIAVLSGPTWEGWVQPPAYTGKPTLYLADITPGTLRIPVGSRIILRLYGEVGALTISETVSGRVDDIPPASAEEQSFEVVQAGTLSIDGENGAAWDVVLIADAPPTVSLSGPMEIEALGEMAQPFAAQDDYAIIGGTATIALNLPAVDRRFGLLVDPDPIDPLVLDLPLPISGDRDDFQEQLIDDFSQHPWANLPVTMTLQVTDAPGQVGQSEVAELILPGRRFFQPVAKAVIEQRRDLLWSKSNTPRVVDVLRAVSHRPDDIFRRETTYLRLRFTLRRLSNMADLGLSDENRAEIAQALWDLAIQLEEGTLADARERLERAQERLAEAMRNGASDEEIAELMQELREATDDYMNMLAQNAQPRDDGTDQPDQAESDRMEFTMDELQALMDRIEELMQEGRMAEAQELMEQLNELMQNLEVVQDPNAQGGPGQQSMQDLAETLRDQQGLSDDAFRELQEQFNPGNPQSQPQQGGDGEGEQGEQEGQGLGQGDNPEGGQQNDQGAGGEGDPQQSLADRQRALRGELDRQRDALPNLGGEAADEARDALDRADGAMDRAEEALRQGDLAEAIDRQAEALNALRDGMRSLGDAIAENSEDQPGQGGEDGERTTRAPGQRDPLGRELGENGQLGSEDNMLQQDVQRRAEELLDEIRRRSSEQDRPEGERNYLKRLLDRF
- a CDS encoding TlpA disulfide reductase family protein, yielding MKVVRKIIGSALLYTAVGFSANTALADMAELDALRVGDMRKLTFHSEPVASTDATFESSEGMPIGLGDYEGQFLVLNFWATWCAPCRKEMPSLSALQTEFGGPDFNVLTVATGRNPPAAIERFFDEIEVSNLPYHRDPRQGFARSMGVLGLPVTIILDRDGQEIARLQGDADWHSDSARAIVAALIASDPLDDAATN
- the argH gene encoding argininosuccinate lyase; translated protein: MTKSSNAMWGGRFAAGPDAIMEAINASIGFDQRLAAQDIAGSRAHAAMLAATGILTDKDADAIREGLLTVLSEIEGGTFEFSTALEDIHMNVEARLKQLIGEPAGRLHTGRSRNDQVATDFRLWVRDQCDAAESAIVAVMQALLAQAEAGADWVMPGFTHLQTAQPVTWGHHMLAYVEMLGRDLSRIRDARKRMNESPLGAAALAGTGFPIDRHMTAQALGFDRPMANSLDAVADRDFALEFMSCASINAMHLSRLAEELVIWSSAQFRFVDMGDQWSTGSSIMPQKRNPDAAELLRAKIGRIMGANVGLMMVMKGLPLTYSKDMQEDKEQVFDAADNWLLALAAMAGMVTDMTANQDNLRAAAASGFSTATDLADWLVREAGLPFRDAHHVTGALVAKAEEKGCDLPDLTLEDMQAEHGDITASVFDVLTVEASVASRMSYGGTAPAQVRTQIARWKDILK
- a CDS encoding putative bifunctional diguanylate cyclase/phosphodiesterase; amino-acid sequence: MPHGSYRENETRIERAVSVLRRPAGLMLIPIVTGPAYLLGGETAMAIAALCFPLALALLPDETNYLRQLVSRDRVTGLAQRDDIVLFLDKALSASARNGRTTGAILLEIDNFKLLEERFDHETIEQILRVVSTRLEKTLRDSDVAARLEGATFAIALSPAMRLDLESAIQMSTRIQQAIADPIPIGHAKVYVSVSVGFSLAARLDNPNGEQIMKAATSALIEAQRNAPSAIRSYSEAMQSRITSRNSLSEEVARALENGQIEAYYQPQVDAANRKVTGFETLARWTHPDRGLIPPIEFLPALEQAGLMENLGELMVNQALSALRKWDDMGFEVPRAAVNFSNEELRNPKLVDRIGWELDRHNLTPERLSIEVLETVVANRSEDVVIRNLAGLARQGCCLDLDDFGTGHASITNIRRFSIERIKIDRSFITRIDTDSDQQMMVSAILTMAERLGLETLAEGVETDQELDMLAKLGCHHMQGYGIARPMPFDNATTWLAQQQSSNVAPFHRKSG
- the lysA gene encoding diaminopimelate decarboxylase; protein product: MDHFLYRDGELWAEDVRVADIAAKVGTPFYAYSTATLLRHFQLFDEALNWADHLVCFAVKSLSNQAVLTTLARAGAGMDVVSGGEYARAIAAGVPGDKIVFSGVGKTRDEMRAALTGGIRQFNVESEPELLVLSDVATQLGVIAPIAIRVNPDVDAKTHAKIATGKSENKFGIPIARARDVYAMAADLPGLNPLAIDVHIGSQLTDLEPFRLAYQKVAELTEQLRADGLDIQRLDLGGGLGIPYERSNSAPPLPIEYGQMIQETVGHLGCEIEIEPGRLIAGNSGILVTDTIYVKSGEGRDFLIVDAAMNDLIRPAMYEAHHDIIPVKEPVAGAEQTAYDIVGPICETGDTFAKARNMPPIKAGELVAFRSAGAYGAVMASEYNSRPLIPEVLVDGDQFAVIRARPTYEDMISRDTIPSWLQDT